The genomic DNA GGCACCACAGCTTATGATCCCGAGGACGGCTTCCCCGAGGAGGACAAAATGATTATGTTGGGATGCAGCCTCACGACGGCCTCAGGTGGGGACAGTAAGAAGCAGAACACAACTGTACAGGAGGAGCCTACGTGTAAGGTGAAGGTTGTTATCCCCGCTGGAGGGAGGGCTTCTGCGGCGGCCTCAGGCCCGGGCTCTCCGATGTATGCGTTCGCTGTGGGATTTCACTCTCTTGTCGTTTCTGGTGCATACTTGAGTTGGCTCTAGGCATTTGTGAGAGACAACTTTGTTGTCCAGTTTTGTTTTCATCTCCTGTGGTACGCCTTCGCGGCAGCTCTCTTGTTTGCGCGGTGGTGTGGTGGGGAAACAGGTGGATGGAAGTAAAGCATATCAATCTTGGGTTTTCCGTCGTTTTTTTAAGGAAGTCTATTTCGCTTTACAGACTCTACTTTGAACTGTCGCTTACTAATCCATGCGGGTCCGTCCATCCTTCTGAGGCTCTTGAAATGGACAGCTGAGCACTGCCTGTTGGATGCGTGTTTGGATCGAAGAAGGTAGGCGGTTTCTGGGGTCCGGAGGGGAGCAACTTGTTACCCGCGTCAGtactcgcctcttcttccaggtGCACGTATGAGAAGGTCGCTGCGATCTCTGTTCTATTAGTTGTGTTGTCCGGAATGCGTTATTTCATAATGCATGCCCCTCCTGGAATAGTGGTAGGTATCTTGTCACCGTAGGACAGCCCTCACCCCTGCAACACACGCGCCAGGGTGTGCACAGGCTCTGCATCGCCATTCCAACTGTATCGGTCACACTTAACTCGGTGTCATTTCAAGTGGCAGATGATCACTCAGTCAACACCATGATAAGCTCACTGGCGTCATGGGCGGCGGAGAAATGCTTGAAAGCCTAGATGGTTCTGGGGCTATCACGTCGACAGTTCTAGTGCTGTGGAAGAGGGATGTGTTAAGGGTTGGACTTCGAACACCGATGACCACCTAGAAGGCAACAATGCTGTTCCCGCCCAGAACCACAAGCGAAGGCTGGAGGCAGGTCGGAGAGCGGCAGCAGAATCGGGTTCAGGTGccgagatgaagaggaatGACTCCTGGGAAGGTCTGACAAAAACTGAAGGGGTGATCAGGACTGAGATGGTGGAGCAGTACGCTTGGTACGtcgaggaagtggagaaaaaTCTCAGGGGGTTAGGCGCACAGCAGATCAACAAAGAGTGGGAAGTGATTATATGAGAAAACACGCCACAGAAGGAGGGAAGATGATACCGAGCATTCCAGGGTCGTTGCTCAGGCTGCTGTTGATTCTGCTGACCGGCATACCAGGAAGTCGTGCGTTTGAGCAGACGATTCAGGCTGCCTGTGGCGCACCAGATATTATTCTTGTTGTGACAGTCGGCCATTAGCAGGACCAAAtctccagagagaacgaggatATAGCCGAGCAGGTGATCACATCAGGCAGTTTGGTGCCACGACTGCCGGTGGGATTCGTGGTTTCCCAGGCTGGAGTCGACAGGAGAGATCGTTCGGCGGGCGGTGGAAGTCATTCCAAGGGATGTTCTTCCGTTTCGACAGGATTCCAACACCTGACGCCCTCGAGGTGACTACCGTCTATGAAAATGGCAGCAcagccttcctctttttttgaCACCaaatggagaggaaagagtgGGGCTTTGGCGGTTGGGATAACTGAGCTTTCTTCCTGAGATATCTTTCTGCGATGCTTGAGCGAACGAAACAGACACCGTGTTAACAATCAGTTCAGCTGACTGTTCTTCTTGGCGGCCAGTAACAAGTGATGTTTTTCTCAGACTCGTGTGACGTGAGGTGTTCGCGACTGCGGGTGGCCTGTGTCGCCACGCCCGACACGCTATAGTGGCTGACtaggaaaacgcgacaaatGCGTGTAAAGCCTTAGTTCCCCTTAGCGTTGTGGTTTGCCTTTGTTGCCCCTTTTCTTGGTAGGGAACATGAAGGGCCAAGGCAGTGTCGGGCGAGGCGCACCCTCCTCCTGCCGGCTGATGAAATAGATGTCTGGGTTCGGTACTGCTGTTCCTCGGCGGCGTTGACGTTCTGTCGTGGACGGTTCACGCCTTCTGGATACCAAGATGAAGCGAGCTACGGAACTCAGAAATGACACAGAAAAGGGTTGCGAGAGAGTGGTAAGACGGAACCGTTTGAGCCCAGAATTTTGTTGGTCAGGACCCTGCGCCAGGCAAATGAAAATGCGGCAAAAAAAAGGGACTCCGACACGACTGGCCCAATTCCGCTTAGGTGACCGTCCCCGTTCATCGAGtgagagagagtgaagaaaCCTGTGGCGATGCATTGCCTCTCCATGCACTTCTTCAGATACACCATAACGCCCTGAGAACAAGTAAGCATAATTCGGACCAAAGCGAAGTAAGTAGAACCTATCTGCGCCTTTGCGTGTTCCTGAGCCTCACGAAAAATTGATTggttcgtttctctgctcaTGCACAGATCCCCAGCGAATAGCAAGACGGCGTCGCGTGTGCCACTCTAGTACCCGCCTTTTACTCGCCGCATCGCCACAGTTGGACGATCGACGGTTACAGAAGCGGGCGAATCTGCCGCCGTCCGTCAAGCTGGGCCACCCCCCAGGGCATGCTCTGTTCCCCGAAGGACTGAGGACATATTTTCCTGATTCCTGACCGTCACTGGTTTCAATAgcagtttctctcctcggcttGTCAACCCTTTTTCTCCATCGAGGTGTTTTGTTGACGCACGTCTAGACGGATATTTTGGAGCCATGGAACGCAAAACTTTGTTTTCACACCTGGCGCGGCCGGCGGTTggtctgttttttcttcttttcgtaTCATGTCTGTGCTTGTCGTTGATGGCCATGGAAGAGATTTCTACGACAATCAAGCCAACGTGCACGGTCCTGCATAATCGCACTGAATGCGTTTGTGGTGACAGGGAAGCTGATGAGGAAGCACCGGAATCCACCAACAGCGCATCCCTCACAGGGTCTAAAAATACAATTAGCATCGAGTGTCCTGAAACATATGATTTTGTGCCCACCGAAAACACGAAGGTATGCTCTGTGAATGAAGGTAACAATGTACCGGACCTGGGAACCTGCAATCAAGGCAACGTCAAAATTGAAGCGTTCTTAAATCCAGTCCCAGCAAGTCCGCCACAGTGGAGCGCAAGCGACGCCAATACAACGCCGCATTCTTTATCCCTTCCACCATCTAATTTTCCATTGACTGACAAGAAATTCTTCGTAGGTTGCCTAGAAAAAAAACCCCATTTGAACAGCCATGTGCGAAAAGCCCCGGCTAAGAAATCATGCGTGGTGACTGTGCAAGTGGAGGCCAAGAAATCGTCGCTGCACGAGAACGTCCTCACTTGCGGCTACGGCGCAAACAGCAACACCGAAAAAACACCGGTGGCGACACTGACTTCCGACAACAACGCACTGACTATCGTTTGCGGCTCAGAAGGCCAACTGCATCCGAGTGGGACATCGACgactgccttcctctgcgaCATCTCCACAGAGGAGTGTTCGACAGCCGTAGAACTGACTCACGTATTTCCTAACGTCAAAGAAGCCTGGATTACAGTGGAAGGGGAAACAGGCACCAACAAGCTTGTGATCCCCGAGGATGGCTTCCCTGAGGAGGACAAAATGATTATGTTGGGATGCAGCCTCAAGACGGTCTCAGGTAATGACAAtaagaagaaggagaacacAACTGTACAGGAGGAGCCTACGTGTAAAGTGAAGGTGGTTATCCCTGCTGGAGGGAGGTCTTCTGCGACGGCGTCAGGCCCGAGCTCTCCGATGTTTGCGTTCGCTGTGGGATTTCTATCTCTTGTGGTTTCTGGCGCATACTTGACTTCGCACTAGACATTTGTGAGAGGCGACTCTGTTATCCAGTTTTGTTTTCATCTTCTGTGGTATACCATCGCGGCAGCTCTTTTCTTTGCGCGGTGGTGTGTTGGGGCAACCTTTACATGGGAAGTGGTGTATAGTGGTTTTGGTCTTTTCGCTGAATTACCatccgcttttttctctcttgcaaACTCTTGTGtgcgttgtctcttcctAATGCATGCGGGTTGTGCCATCCGTCAGAGGCTCTAGGGATGGGCAATTCAGCAGTGTCTGTTAATCGTCGGGTGGGGAtcagagaagacagactgTGTTTGCGAACTGGAAGCAACCTGTTCCCCGGGACaactctctcctcgccttcaaCGTGCACATATGAGAAGCTTGCTTCATTCATTGCTACAGTAACTGAGGCATCCCCAGTCCGCCGTTTCATAATTCATGCTCGTCCTGGGATCCTGGTGGGCAAATTGTCACCAGAAGAGAACCTTCAAATTCCGCAACGCAGGCCCGAGTGGGTGTACAGGCTCTGCCAGGACTTTCCAAATGTATCATTCACATGCAACGGCGGTGTCAAGTCATTCCAAGAGGCCGAAGACCACCTGCTCAACACAAATGATAAGCTCGATGACGTTTTGGTAGGGCGAGATATGCTTGATAGGCCATGGTACTGGGGCTATCATGCCGTCAGTTGTATGGCTGAGAAAGAGGGATGCGGTGAGGGATGGACTTCGAAACCACCGGCCGCCTGGTAGGCAACAGAGCCGGTCTCCCCCAGGACCAGTTGCGCGTCGACAAACGGTAGAAGCATCTGGTTCCGGAGGGGGATGTGGGCAAGAATGAGCCATGGGAGACACTAAGAGGATCTGCAGTGATGACCAGGGCGGAGGAGTTGGAGCAGTATGCTTGCTACATCGTGGAAGTAGAGAATGCTGAGGGGGTTAGGCACACAGCAGATGAACGGCAAATGGGAACAGATCAAAGCAGGAAACACACCACAGAAGGAGGGTCAATCATCCTGAGCAGGCGAGTGTCGTTGCTCAGGCCGCTGTTGAATCTGTTCGCCGGCGAACCAGGAAGCCGTGCGTTTAAGCTGAGGCTTCAGGCTGCATGTGAGAGTCGAAACAGTCATCTTGCTGTAGAGAGTCGGTCATCAGTATGCAcgaggccagagagagaacgcggagaaaCACAGGCAGGTGAATACAGGAGGCAGATAGTTTCCACGAAGGCACGTAGGTTTCGGTTTCCAAGGCCGGAACCAACAGGAGAGATCATTCGTCGGGCCTTGGAAGTCTTTCCATCGGACGTTCTCGAACACCGACAGAGTGGCGAGACATGACACGCTATAGTGGTGTCATTTTTGCAAATACTGCGGGGGGGCGGGGAGTTTGGGGCATCTTCTATTTGTCCGTGAATTTAAAGAAAATAATGGGGATTGGTGGGTAACGTTAACTGACTTCCCTCTTGACGTACATTTCTGTGTTGCCTGTGCAATCTACCCAGAAACCCTGTGCAACTGCATTCAACTGAATGTTGTTTAGGGCAATCAGAAAGAGGTGAAATTTTTTTGCAAGCTCCTGTGACGAGAGTTGTTCCCAATGTCGAGTGCAcggtctcgccgcctccatGGAGCTGGAACGGCTGACAAGGCGAGCACACCAAATGAATGGAGACTCAGcttctcttgtttcctctcctcccgcgtCAGAAACGGACTGAACTTCGAATAAACACTCTACGCTGGTTTCTTGCGATAAGAGCATGGTTTCTACGCTGTACTGGTACGGCCGAACAGTGGATAGGAGCGGACGAAGGTTCAAATGAATAGATGCCGGGAGAAGAACCTCCGAACGAAACAGACCTGCACATTCGTGTCGAACACTGGAAGCGCAAGTGCGTTTGCGACAGTCATCACTCGGGATTTTCTTAGAGAGCCTGACCGTGACTGTGATACCgatgtgttttttttcaCGGCGAATCCCAAGCGTTTTTCGAGTTCAATGGATGGAGGGGCCATGTCTGCACTGGGTGTATGCGTTGGACCCCAGTTCAACACCTGAATGTGACTAGTTCCTCATTGGAGATCCTGTCGgttctgcctttttcgtgGTCGCTAAATGAACGGACAAGACAGTGCTGGGGCAGGAGCACTCTAGTTCTGTCTAAGGAGAGGAGGGTCCGTGTTCGGGAACGGTGCTTGACTATGGCACTCAGGTTTtgcctgttcttcctcgctggtCGTCGACATAGAGGGTCTTGGATACATTGAGTCCAATCAAAAAAAGGTTACTAGGGAGTGACACGATACACTTTTTGTGTGAGTCCTGGAATTTATTTCGGGACCCCCCCGCCCTGACAAATGAATAGAGTTCTTAGCGCCCTGGGCACACTTGCCCCCCCTTAGTTAGGCGACCCGCCCCGGTATAGAGAGGGGTACTGGGAAGCCGTCCGCGCTTCAGGCGATCGACTGCCACCACATTCCATTTCCCACGTACACAGAAACTCCCTGGAAGAAACTGAGCATAAATCGGATCAAACGAGAGTAAGTAGAGTCTATCTGAGCTCTTTCTATATTGTCCTTGGCCCTGCGAAAAAAATGGTCGGCTCGTGATCTGAGCACAGGCACCGCCCCCCAAGAAAAAGTGCAGGACAGGGTAGGGTGTACGACTCTCGGGGAGGTGGACGATCGAGACCTCGAAAAACCGACGAATTTGTCGCCGTCCATCAAGCTGGGTTACACCCCAGCACGGGCACTGATTCGCCGTAGGTGAACATATTTTCTGGGACCCTTATCATAACACGCGGTTCAATAGCTGTTTTACTTCAAGGCACATCGGCCGCGTTGCTTCGAGGGACTTGTGGATTTACATATAAACTGGTTTTTTGGCAGTCATGGAGCGGAACCCTTTCGTTGCAAGGCTGGGGGGTCCGGCGTGTGGCGTGttgttctttcttttcgtcaCATGTCTGTGCCAGGCGTCGAGGGACATGAAAGACCAGGCGACGGCAATTGATCCTAATTGCGGGGATTCAGATAATGGTATTGAGTGCGTTTGTAGTGAGCCCCCCGCAGGCACGGATAGAGTAGCGGAATTCACTCCCGACGCATCTCTATCAGAGTCGAAAAATACAATTAGCATCCAGTGTCCCAACCAATACGAATTCAGGCCCAGTGAAAAATCAATGGTATGCACAGTGGGTAAAGATGGAAATGTGACGGACCTGGAACAGTGCGGATCAgccaagaaggaagaaattAATGGTCTCTTGAATCCAGGCCCAGAACCCCCGCTGCAGTGGAGTGAAAGCGGCACCAGTGCAAAGAAGCGTTCATTGACACTGCCACAACCTAATTTCCCATTGATTGACAAGAGATTCTTCGTAGGATGCTTATCAGAAGGTGCCAGGGACAGAGCTCTGTCGCGCTCGAACAAGAAATCCTGTGTGGTGAATGTGCAAGTGGAGGCCAAGAAATCGTCGCTGCACGAGAACGTCCTCACTTGCGGCTACGGCGCAAACAGCAACACCGAAAAAACACCGGTGGCGACACTGACTTCCAACAACAACGCACTGACTATCGTTTGCGGCTCAGAAGGCCAACTCCATCCGACTGGGACACCGACgactgccttcctctgcgaCATCTCCACAGAGAAGTGTTCGACAGCCGTAGAACTGACTGACGTGTTTCCTAGCTTCAAAGAAGCCTGGATTACAGTGGAAGGGGAAACAGGCACCAACAAGCTTGTGATCCCCGAGGATGGCTTCCCTGAGGAGGACAAAATGATTATGTTGGGATGCAGCCTCAAGACGGTCTCAGGTAATGACAAtaagaagaaggagaacacAACTGTACAGGAGGAGCCTACGTGTAAAGTGAAGGTGGTTATCCCTGCTGGAGGGAGGTCTTCTGCGACGGCGTCAGGCCCGAGCTCTCCGATGTTTGCGTTCGCTGTGGGATTTCTATCTCTTGTGGTTTCTGGTGCATACTTGACTTCGCACTAGACATTTGTGAGAGGCGACTCTGTTGTCCAGTTTTGTTTTCATCTTCTGTGGTATACCATCGCGGcagctgtttttttttgcgcGGTGGTGTGTTGGGGAAACATGACCAGGGAAGTAAGATACATCGTTCTTGGGTTTTTTGTCGTGTTTTTAAGAAAGTGTATTTTCCTTTACAGACTCTACTTTGACGTGTCACAAATCAACGGGTTTGCCCATCCGTCATGCCATGAATGTTTCAGTTTATATTGAAAAGGGGGATCTTCGGAAGCGCAGATTAAGTCTGCAGCGCGGACGGAAAATCTATCGTATTCCTTTGCGAGGATGAACATATCCGTCGCTGAGGGCCTTCAGTGGGTTCAAAGTGGCACGGAGTCTCGTAGAAAGAGATGTGTACCATAAATAGGGTGGGATTCCTTTATGTTTGGAGGCTGAAAAGTCAGGCTTTCGAATACATTGTTTCTCTGACGGACTGAAATGAGTCCTCGCGGAGGATCTGTTGTCGCTTCTGCTGAAGAGTGATTCACGGAGTGCCCAAATCAGCCATGCAGCAGATGGTGACCACGCACGTAAACGAATGCATCGATGTAGACGTTGTGTTGCATGAATGTGCTTTGATCGTTTTGATGACTGAATGGGTGTATCACCGTCCTGTAAAACAGTGTTGTGCAGAGGAGAAATATTTTGTAGACGACAGATTGCCCATGCACCGCCTGAAGACACCGTACTGTCACATGCAGGTTTGCAGAGAGGATAAGTCTCACAAAAATGTACAGTACAAATTCTCTCCTGGATCGAAAGGGTGCACGCCCGCCCCTGAACCCCGCAGCCCAGTTGCGTTAGTTACGGGTCCTGCGGAGAAGATCCAGCGACGGTAAAACACTCTAGGTCGTGCTTGCTTGTTTCCGATGGCACATACCGATCACCGCTGACACGCTTGCAGAGCTCTCCTGTAAGTACCCTTTGGATGAATGTAACCCTTTCGCCAGCACTTTTGTCGGGAGACTGAGTTCTCTGCATACCCGCAGGAGCAATCCAGTTACTCATCTTCGAACCATAGCACCACAAACACCTGCAGGCAACACGCAGGATAGAGAACGCATACAGTAAGACGTTGCTTTGCCGTCCGACCTCCTAGAAAGGCACGCTCTCTGATGCCAGTCCAGATACCCTCAacaaggaaagaggaactgGTCCATTCAAGACGATTCCCATGAAACTGCTGGTTTGACGTGCATTTCCAGGCCGCGCAAGTTTGGTACCCGGCGGTGACCCCGCCCCTCGAGTGTGGCTACCGCCGTTTTCGCAAACTGGGGTCGGAAAGAACGGGAACTATCGCATTTTTGCGTAAGGTACGGAATTTGCCAAAGTCTTCTTGTGTGGAAGCgtgcgtctcgtctcg from Neospora caninum Liverpool complete genome, chromosome VIII includes the following:
- a CDS encoding SAG3 protein, related, whose amino-acid sequence is MERKTLFSHLARPAVGLFFLLFVSCLCLSLMAMEEISTTIKPTCTVLHNRTECVCGDREADEEAPESTNSASLTGSKNTISIECPETYDFVPTENTKVCSVNEGNNVPDLGTCNQGNVKIEAFLNPVPASPPQWSASDANTTPHSLSLPPSNFPLTDKKFFVGCLEKKPHLNSHVRKAPAKKSCVVTVQVEAKKSSLHENVLTCGYGANSNTEKTPVATLTSDNNALTIVCGSEGQLHPSGTSTTAFLCDISTEECSTAVELTHVFPNVKEAWITVEGETGTNKLVIPEDGFPEEDKMIMLGCSLKTVSGNDNKKKENTTVQEEPTCKVKVVIPAGGRSSATASGPSSPMFAFAVGFLSLVVSGAYLTSH
- a CDS encoding SRS domain-containing protein, with amino-acid sequence MERNPFVARLGGPACGVLFFLFVTCLCQASRDMKDQATAIDPNCGDSDNGIECVCSEPPAGTDRVAEFTPDASLSESKNTISIQCPNQYEFRPSEKSMVCTVGKDGNVTDLEQCGSAKKEEINGLLNPGPEPPLQWSESGTSAKKRSLTLPQPNFPLIDKRFFVGCLSEGARDRALSRSNKKSCVVNVQVEAKKSSLHENVLTCGYGANSNTEKTPVATLTSNNNALTIVCGSEGQLHPTGTPTTAFLCDISTEKCSTAVELTDVFPSFKEAWITVEGETGTNKLVIPEDGFPEEDKMIMLGCSLKTVSGNDNKKKENTTVQEEPTCKVKVVIPAGGRSSATASGPSSPMFAFAVGFLSLVVSGAYLTSH